A region of the Candidatus Bathyarchaeota archaeon genome:
TGGGGCACCTCGGATGCCTACGCCATAAACCAGACCATCCGGGACTTCAAAGTTGACTTCAACTTGGGTAAAGTAAACTTTGTGCCTTTCCTATCCGCCGTTAACCCTAACGCCCCCACATCAGCCGACGTAGACATAGCTAATGTTCCCACGCCGCCGCCCACCCAAACCCCAACCAACCCCACTGCGCAGCCCTCAGCGTTGCCTCCGCAGCAGCAGGATTCCTCCCAATCGTCTGGTCACCAGGAATCACAACCTTTCAGCTTAAATGAAACTGTGCTTGCGGTAGCCGTGGTTTTGGCGGTTTTGGCATTGTCTATTGTTGCGGTTGTTTTTCTGGTACGCAAAAAGTAGCTCTCCCGCCTATTTGCCGCCTATTAATGGTTCATTGCAGAACAGTACGGGGGATGGCTGGCCTGTATAGGTTTATTGACTACTCCGCCGCTGTTTAGTCAAGGTTTGTTGACAAATAATCTTAAATGTTGCCAAATACCCAACTCCTAAATGGTGACACATATGCGACGGCTCTGTCCTCTCATGTTTCTCTTCATCCTTGTTGCCAGCAGCTTATGCTGCTTAGCCCCCGCCCAATGCGCAACACCAGTGGGAGGCTTAATTTCCTCCAACGTAACTTGGAGCCGAACCGGCAGCCCCTACATCCTAACTGGACCCGTCGGAGTCACCGCAGGCGCCAGCTTAACCATCGAAGCAGGCGTCACCGTGGATTTCGCTTCCTACTATATCCAAGTTAACGGCACCCTGAATGCGAGGGGCAGCGGCAGCGACATAATCACTTTTACATGCAACGGCAAATGGTGGAGCCAAGTCAGCTACATCGAATTTATGCCTACGAGCACCGCATACAGCGAGCAAACGGGGTTAGGCTGCATTGTAGAAAACGCCCGCTTCAATATAACCACTGTCAGAATAAGGGATTGTTCTCCAAAAATAAGTGGCAACACCTTCGATAATGCCGCAGCGGTATCCGTTGAGGCACAAGGCGGCGCTCCCATAATCTCAGATAACACTATCAACTGCCAATTATGCGGAGGAATAACCGCGTCGGGCTCCGCGAAGGTGACAAACAACTTTGTGAACTCCTCAGGCTACATTTACGGCATTAAAGCCGAAGGAAACGTGGCGCTCACAAATAATCGTGTAGTGCGCTGCTGGGTCGGCGTAACCGCCTCTGGCACATGCAGTATAAAAGACAACGTAATTTTGGGCTGCTACGATACGGGCTTAACACTCAGCGGCAGTTCTGTTGCAGTAGAGGGTAACTATATTTCGGGCAACCCTAAAAACGGCGTAGTAGGCGGCGGAAAAATCCGGGACAACACGATAGCCAGCAACGGAGTCGGTATCAAAAACCCCACAGCTGCCTCAACCATCAAAAACAACAACATCGTAAACAACAGCCAAAGCAGCATTTACCTTGACACCGCCGACAACATCGACGCCACAAACAACTGGTGGGGCACAACCGACCAAGCAGCCGTAGCCGCGTCAATACATGATAACAAAAACGACTACAACGCAGGCATCGTCACCTACCTGCCAATGTTGAACTCGCCAAGCTCTACAGCACCCTCGAGTCCCATTGACCAATCAACTCCAACCATCGCGCCCCAGCCGACGGATGCCCCCCTGCCAACGCCGACAGCCGATACCCAAAACACCCAGCCTCCAGACAGCACTCCTCCATCGGTCGGTGACCAATCATCAGGCAACACCGAAACCTCCCGGGGGAATTTAGTTTTTGTACTGGTTGTGGCGGTTCTCGTGTTCTCCATCGTTGCCGTTGTGGTGTTTGTGCGGCAAAAACATTAGAGCCTCCTTAGAAATCCGTCTTTATATAGAGGGGGGTAGAGGCTGGTGGAGCAGCAGACCCCTATGCAATGACCCTATAAATAGAGGGGGGCTAGGCGTGGCAGAGCAACAGCAGTTGCCTAGCATGTCTATTTATGGATAGTTTTAAATTTACATGCAGCTAAACGTATGGCGGTGGCGCCATGAAAAATTTGGTCAGTGCAATCCTGATTCTCGCTTTGTTAGCTAGTACAGTTCTCTATGTTACCGCCCTAGCCCCGTTTGTGGCTGCACAATACGACGGCGAAACCTTCACTGATGGAACTGTGCCTACTCAAGCGCCACCTGATCTTGACAACGCCACAGAAGCGCCAACCGCTACACCCGACCCCACGCCGACTCCTACACCGGTAATTGACCCTGGCTCTCCGCTTTCCGTCGGCGGCAGTTCGCTGGAGGAAGCCTTGTCTCAGTTTGACATTTTTAGCTTGGCAACCATGGTTCTTGTGGTTCTTGGGGTAGTTTGGGCAATTGTTATTTTGGTGACTATCGTTAAGGGTCTTGACCGAGAGAAAAAGTAGCTGCGTTGCCAGATGAAAAACAATAACTCCAAAAGCGCCTGTACCCTACTGGTCCTGCTATGTTTAGCAGTTACGCTGATCTACAGCAGCTATCCGCCAAGCCAAGCCCAAGCCGTAACCGCGTTTTCCAGCACCGACCAGTTTTCAGCCCCCAGCCAGAACAGCACAATCCGCTTTGCCTTCAACGGCACCTACGCTTCAGCGAACCTGCAGAATGGCACCTGGACATTTAATGACCTTAAACTAAACACGCCTAACGCGGCATTTCTGGGATTAGACACCCTCAACACCACAAAAACCCTCAAATTCAGCGCAGAAAACTCCAACGTCACCATCCTTGCATTCCAAGCTTTCAACTATTCCTCAGCCGTCACCGTTTTAAGCTACACAGCAACGGGAGAGGGCACCCAAACTGTTAATCTCGGTTTAAACCTCACCGAACCCACTGACAGCAGCCAATGGAGCATCATCGTCGAGGACGACGTGTTTTTGGCTGAGGGACAGGGCTGGCGACTGCTGTCCGACGACTCCATTTTAGTGTCGGCCCCAGTCGGCAACATTACCATCGCGCATTTTGACTTCGGCGGCTCAGTGGGCAACGTGGGGTTTCTGCTCGAGCATTACGTGCTCTTGTTTACAGGCGTGGTTTTAGCAGTAACCCTCGCTGCTGCGGTTCTGATTAGAACTCGAAGGCAACATCGCAGGGATATTAGAAACTCAAATAAGCCATCAGCGGCATCTTGAGCCTGTGATTGGTTGATAAAAGAACTAGAGAAAGCCAAAACTCAGCAGCTGCTCAAAGAAACCCTGGGCTGGAGCAGCATGCAAGTGGCCTCGGATGGTTTTTGGCTGAACAGCTACACTTTCCTTAAGGCTGACCGCGTCAAGGTTGTCCAAACTGACCGCCAAACGCTGGATGGAGAAGTCGATAAGGGTCCTTTGCCGATGTTGATATTGGAGGATGTTGTGGAGATGGTGGTTGATAAAGAGCATAAAATTCTCTCGGTCGAAGTCAGGGACAACTTGGGGTTGTGGCTGGATTCACTGGGCAAGGTAATTAAAGCCTAAATGTGTTTTGCGCTTGTTCAGCGGAGTTTTTTTGAGATTAACATTACTATGGGGTAGAGGAGCAACAAAGCGCCCGTGACGACTTCGAGCCACAGCTGGTTAAATGTAGGATTAAACGTGAAAACCACCATGATCGTTAAGAGTATAGAGTACAAAACCAGCGCTGACAGCCGCATTTTATAGGTAGCCCTTATACTCTTGAACATCAAATAAGGGTAAGTCGACTGGTTATATAACGTCGCCAGTACAAACAATTCCTGTCTTCTGAGAAAATTATATAGAAAACTTGAGGATTTATTCAGGATAAAAAATGCTTTCGGGTCTCTAGTTGCCACTTAGCTCTAGGCGTTCTTAGCTCCCAGGGTGATTTAACGATTATTCCTCCAAAAATCAGTTAGAGTTGATAGTAGCCCGTGCCAGATTCGAACTGGCGTCGTCGGGTCCAAAGCCCGATATGCTTGACCACTACACCAACGGGCTGCAAACGTTTCTTTGTCACGGCGTTATTTATGGTTAGAGGTTAAAGGGCAGCATTTAGCCTAATAAGCGTTCTTGCATCACCACACGGGTTTACAGCAACAGTTAACCGATGAGTTTGCATACAAACGGCACCTTCTTGAGGGGCACAATCACCCCAAGGCAAATCAGAAGAGAAATCGCCGCCATCAACGGAACACCCACGATCGAATTCAAAGTGTTCCCGTTAAACGTTAAGCCCAAGTAGCCCTTCCAAAACGTCTCCATAATCATCATGTGGAATAGATAAATCGCCAAGGTGTTAGCGCTGATCAACGCCAGCAACCGATACCGCCAGGATGGAGCCCCCGAAACAGCTACAGTTGGCCCCTTGACTGTGTTGAGTAGCAGGAAGAACGCGATGGATGAGAGAATCATGGTGGGGCTGAGGTACTCTTGGAAGAAGAATGTTTGTCCGCCGCCGACTGTGCGTGCCATCTGGAAAGTGAGAACTGCAGTGGAGGCTATGCCTAAAGCTAACAACGCAACCAGGTATCGGCGTTGCACCCGCACATTAACCAGATAGGCGCCCAGCACAAAGTAGCCCACGTAGCCGGGAACTGCGAAGAGGTTGCTGTTGAATTGGTAGTTGCTTAGCAGCCCAATTAGGGGAACCAAAGCGGAGCCGATGAACCAGATTACCATGAGGTACTTGAAGAGGCTATCGGTCATGCGTGCAACCATCAGGCGAAGCAGCGGAGTAAGCAAGTAGAGTCCCATGAGCATGTAGAGGTACCAGAACTGGAAATAGGGTCCCGTTAACACGCCCTGCACCAGAAAACTCTGGGTTGCCTGCTGCTGCTCCACGTATATGTCCCAGAGGAAATACGCCAGTCCCCAGAAAAGAAACGGCAGCCCAATCCGCACGAAACGTTTACGGAAAAAGACCCCTAATCCCTCGTCATGCTTGGAGGGTGCAAGCAGCAAGGCGCCGGAAAGCATCACGAACAGGGGCACACCCATGCGTCCCACGCTCTGGTAGATGTCCACGATCCACCAGCGCCAGATTTCAAGGTTGCTGAGAACCTGGATGGTTAAGTCGTTGGCTGCGTGTAGAAGCAGCACTCCGGCTATGGCGACTACTCGAATTAGATCTACCGGTATGGCTTCTTGCTCTGGTTTAGGGGGGATTTGGGTTTGCTGCATTGCTTCGTCATATGGGGCTTAGGTAAATTTAACTTTGGTGCTTTTTGCTCTGGTTTGGGCTTTTGGGTGGTTTAGGCAGTTTTACATTTTCTTACATTTTTTCCATGAAGGCTTTTTGGGTATGGTGGATTTTTAGAAGGCATTGTGTGCAATAGGTTTAATAAACCACAAAGCTTAAATAGTAAAATCGTTCATCTGCTTAGTTTGCGCGGGCCGAATGTACTATTTTCTAGCCAGATTGGCCTATGGTGACGGTTCTACGCATATTAAACGAGGTAAGAGAAATGAGCATAAAAAAAGATGCACCCAGAACATCCCAACGTCAGGCTGACAAATGCCCCGAATGCGGCGGCGAAAACCTAGTTCACGATTATGACACAGGCGAAACCGTATGTGGTGACTGCGGCTTGGTCCTTTATGAGCAGATGATGGATAAAGGGCCTGAGTGGCGTGCCTTTACTCAGGAGGAGAAAGCCTCCAGGAGCCGTGTGGGTGTTCCCACTTCCTATTCGGTTCATGATAAGGGTTTATCGACTGCTATTAGCCAGGTTGATCGGGATGCTTTCGGCAGGAAACTTCCGCTTTCGACTCGTCTGCAGATGTGGCGTTTGAGGAAATGGCAGATTCGGAGTCGCGTGCACAGTTCCATTGACCGTAACTTGGCTCAGGCTATGGCGGAGCTTGACCGCTTAAGCGATAAAGTTTACATTCCGCCGCCAATCAAGGAGAAAGCCGCTGTCGTGTACCGTAAAGCCCTCGATAAGGGTTTGGTGCGTGGACGCTCCATCGCGGCTATTGCGGCTGCGGCGCTTTATGCGGCTTGCCGTGGAAGCGGAACTCCCCGAACGCTGCGTGAGATCGCTGAAGCCAGCTTAGTGGACAAGAAAGATGTTGCCCGATGCTACAGGCTGCTGCTGCGTGAACTCGAAGTGCACATGCCCATCGCTGATCCCCTGACGTATGTGTCCAAGATCGCTGAGAAAACCGGCATATCCGGCAAAACCCAGGGTGCAGCCATCAACATCCTGCGTGAGGCAAGACGCAAACGTGCTGCGGCTGGCAAAGACCCCATGGGCTTAGCGGCTGCTGCCCTCTACATTGCATGTCTGCAGAACAACGAGAAAAAGACTCAGAAAGACATCGCGGAAGCAGCAGGCGTCACCGAAGTCACAGTGCGAAACCGCTACAAGACCCTTAAAAAGCAGCTTAACTTAGAATTGCCCGATTAGGGCTTTTTCTCTTTTTCTTCTTTAGATTCCGCTTCGTTTTGTTCTGTTAACTCTATTTGCGTTGCCTGGTTTTCTTCTTCGGTTGGCTCCAGCTCCATAACCAGGATGCCATGGTAGCCGCATTGGGGGCAGTAGTACTCTTTGGGCGTTAACCAAATTTCTAGGCTGCCGACGGTTTTTGATAATTCGATTTTTGGGCTGGCGCATCTGGGGCAAAAAATCTGGGTGGGACGCCTACGTTTTGAATGTTTAAGCACATCACGTAAGCCTCCTATTTTTTTCATTCTGGTAAAGTACACCTTGCTTGCTTGTTTGCGGTTATTGGAGTTCGATGTTTTCTTGTGGATACCCGATTTTTATGAGATATTCCTTGACGCGGTCGCGGTGATCGCCCTGAAGCATGATTTGCCCGTTTTTGTGTGTTCCTCCGCAGGCACAGTAGGTTTTTAGTTTCTGGGCGACGCTTTGAAGGTTCTGGTTTTTGTCGTCCATGCCGTCGATAATGGTGGTTGCTTTGCCGAATTTCCGGGTTTCAAGGCGTATGCGAATCCGCTGTTGCTCTTTCTCTATTTCTCCACAAACGCATAGGTCCTTTGGTAATCCGCATGTTGAACAAACTTCAGCCATGACACTCAACAGAGAAATTAGCAACAGCCGTATATAAGAGTTTCAAAAATCAAGAACTGAATTCTAAGCAGGTACTGTTGCTCTGCCACATCTACCCCCCCTCTATTTATAGGCTCAGCACCTGTTGGGTTTTACGCTTGCAAGCTAGGCACCTGCTGAATATATGCGGGAGCTGCTGAGCGCTTGTGCGGATATTTGTTTATTGCCTATGCGTCTGTTTTGGTCTTCTGCAGGTTTTCTTTGGTTGGGCGAAGCTTCCGTAGGCGGCGGCATCTCTGCTGCTCACACAGAGGCTCCCTCCCCTTATTTGAAGGCAAAACCGTTTTCTCTTTATGTTGGGTATGGCGGTTTCTGCGGCAGTTAAGACTGGCTTTAGGAACGGCTGCTTTTTGGGTCTGCTACATGTTGAGTGCCTGACTGCATGTGGCAGCGGTGGTTTCCAATTAGTTTTTAAGTCCATGTTTGTCTCTAGTTTAAGCAGGTGTTTTTAGTGGCCAAAAATTTTGACGTTGAAGATTATAACATGGTTGACTTGACCGCAAAGACGGTCCTCGTCGCCCTCTCTGCGCTTGAGAAGGGGCTTTTAGCCAAAGGCGAACTTCTCCACAAGAAAACCGGCTTAACCCCCGACGAGATAAACCAAGCCGTCAGAAGCCTCGCAACCTCCCTACTGGTAAACTTACCCGACGCCCTCAAAAATTCTCCTCCCTACGAGTTCTATGCGGTGGAGATCACTGATTTTGGGCGGCAGGTACTAGAGCAATTCGGATAATCGCCGTCATGGACCGCTGCGGTGTAGGCGTTCTACTCTGTGTTTTTTGGCTGCTGGGGCTGTTTCTTAAAAGAACACTGTGTTTCTGAACCAGAACAGTATTGTCATGTGTTAGTCAAGAAAAATTGACTAAACAGGGGCTTGTTTGTCAAGAAACCTTGACAAGAACGCTTTTAACCGCACATCCATAAATGGAGTTGGCGTCTGAAATGAACAAAACCATCCCCATCCTGCTGCTCCTCATGCTGATCGCAACAGCTATCCTGTTACTAGCCATCTCTATGCTAGCCACCGTGCTCTCCTCGCCCTTCCTCATAGCCGCCACCATCGTTGCCCTAGTTGCGCTGTTCGGCTCGGTTTTCTCGCTTTTCATCGAGAACCGCGCAAAAAACCGCGGTCGCCAAGGAACCTCAATGCAGATTCCTCGGCATAGGAAAGCTCAAGCTAGGCGGTTACCATGACTGAAGATAAACGGCGCCTATTCCTTGCATTGTTTTACGCTGCTTAGCTCCGCGAGTGTTTTGTTTAGGATAGCGGTGTCTTTGATGGCTCGAACTTCCTCAACGGGCAGGCACACGGTGACTTTGCCAAGGTAAGGGTGCTTAAAGCCAAATGCCTTGATGGCTTCATCACTTAACGCGACAAAGAAATTCTTGACTTGCCATGTCTCCATATCTATGTCTGCGCTTTCCAGTTCCCCCAGCATAATCGCGTCGGAGGTGAAAACTCGTTTCCAAAACAGCCTAGTAATTTCAACCATAAAAATCCCTACTCTAGAAAATCAGGCGCCGTTTATATCTGTTTTTAGAAGGCTTATTACCCCGCCAAAGTATTCTCTATAGGTGGTGAATGTTTTTGTCTACTTCTCAAAGTCAGCCTAAACTACGAAAGCTTACCCCCGAAGAGGAGCAGGTTATTGTGCATAAAGGCACCGAGATGCCCTTCACAGGCAAATACTACGAGTTCTGGGACAAGGGCACCTATGTGTGTAAGCGCTGCGGAGCTAAACTGTACCGCTCAGAAAGCAAATTTGAAGCCGGCTGCGGCTGGCCAAGCTTTGACGACGAAATCCCCGGCGCAGTAAAACGCATCCCCGACGCCGACGGGCAGCGAACCGAGATTCAATGCGTTAACTGCGGCGCCCACCTTGGGCATGTCTTTACAGGCGAGCATTTGACGGATAAGGACACGCGGCACTGCGTTAATTCGATGTCGATGGATTTTATCCCTGACAAGTAAACCATAGAAATGAGACTGCATCATAGTACAATGTGATAAGCCATGTCAAGTAGCAAAGAGGATTTAGCTTCAAAAGCCACCAATCTCTCAGGCTTAATTGCCTACCAAGCGGGTTCAGTGGTCAGCCGCACCCTCATCGATAAGGCAGCGGGCACAGTTACGCTGTTTGCCTTCGACGCGGGGCAAGGCCTAAGCGAGCACACCGCACCCTATGACGCGTTGGTCTATGTTTTGGAGGGCTCAGTTGAAGTGACCATTTCGGGTCAAGTGGTTCTTCTTGGAGCAGGTGAAGTAACGATTATGCCTGCCAATAAGCCTCATGCGCTGGCGGCGAAGACGCGGTTTAAGATGCTGCTGACCATGATAAAGTCTTAGGCAGCATTCCAGCAGGCAGTACCTTTCATTATGTAGTATAATTGCAGAAAACATTAAAAGTACTACCTGTGTAATAGTACTTCAGTGGAAGGGACGTGTAATGCTGGAAGTAGAGTCTAAAACAGAGGTAAAGGTGACAAGGAAGGGCCAGACAACCATACCAGTTAAGCTCAGACGAAAATACAAAATTGAAGAGGGCACAAAACTCCAAGTTACCGACACAGGCGATGGAATATTATTAAGACGCAGATTAACCACAGTCGACCTCTTTGGTTCAGGCGCCGGCACTGCTACTGTAGAAGAAGTAAATAAACTGCTTGATGAACTCAGGGCTCAAGATGAATAGGGCTGTTTTTGATACACGGTTTTTTATGGCTGGCTATTATTCGACAAATGAAGTTCAGACAAAGAAGCTGGGCGAGAAGGTTAGGTCTACAAAAGAAAGGTTTGTCTCTGCGGTAGTTTTACATGAGGTTTACCAGATTTCGCTTCGGAAGAATGGTAGCGATACGGCTAAGCTTAGAACGGCTTTGGTTGAAAAGGACTTTGAAGTAATCGCTGTTACTGCTGATATTGCAAAGTCGTCTGCTGAGTTAAGGTCAAAATATGACCTGTCGATGGCTGATAGCATAATAGCCGCAACAGCGCTCTCATTAAAAGCGACTTGTCTTTCTGATGACCCTCACTTTAAGGCTGTTAAAGAAATTAAAACTGACTGGATTTAACAACCGTAAATAACTTAGGCTAAAGGGTTCCCCCAGGCATCCAAAAAGCAGTATTCCGTCAGTTTCTTTCGGGAAGGAGCAGATGGGTGCTCAGCGGCGTAGCCCAGCGTAATGAATGCCTGCGGCTCAACAGATTGGGGGATTTGGAGGATTTCCCGCACTTTATCCTTGCAGAAGGCCGGGGCACAGTACCAGCAGCCGCCCAACCCCGCGGAGTAGGCTGCCAAAAGAAGATTCTGCAACCCCGCACCTAAACTCGCCACCGCCAAATCATGCTCCAAACCCTGACGCTCCGCATCGGGGAACCTGCGCAGCCCCTCCATAGTCAGGCAAGCCAAAACCAGCGCTGGCGCCTCGGCAAACCGTTCCACCCGTTCCCTGCGTATGGCGGCATCTGGCTTTTTGCCGTCCCGCAGCAAATCCGCAGCCCACGCCTCCGCAAGCGCCTCCGCCAACGCCCGCTTAACCTTGGGGTCCTGCAGAATTATGAAGCGCCAGGGTTGGCTGTTATGCGCCGAGGGCGCCCAGCCTGCAGCCTCCAAAACCCCCAAGACCGCTTCAAGGGGAACTGGTTTAGGCTGGTATCTGCGGATGCTACGCCGCCCCACGATGGCATCATGCATGTGTGTCATAGAAGAAAGTATGGGTGGGTTGGTTTTTATGCCTATTTGAGGTTGGGTTCCAAAATCACTTTCAGCGAGTTGCCTGCCTCAGCCATCAAGCGGAAGCCCTCCTGCGCCTCGTAGAGGGGTAGCCGATGCGTAATCATGTCCTTCACGTCGAGTTCGCCGGTTGCCAGCACCCGCAGGGAATCTTCGATGTCGTTGGGGGCGGCGCCGTAGCTGGTGCGCATGGTGATTTCGTTGCGCCAGAACTGGTTAATGGGCACCGGCAGCTTCACCGTGGGGTCAGGCACCGCGAAGAAGAGGATGGTTCCGCCGTTCTCCACGCAGTCCATCGAAGCCGTCGCCGCGGAGGTGGCGCCTGTGCAGACGATAACTTGATCAGCTAGATGGCCGTCGTTGACTTCTTTGAGTTTCTCAGCAAGGTTATCTCGCGCGTCAAGTGCGTGGTGGGCCCCGAATTTTTTGGCCAGCTCCAATCGGTAGGGGTTGATGTCGGCTACGATGATGCGTTCGACTCCCCTGAATTTGGCAAGCTGCACATGCAGTATCCCTGAGATGCCGCTGCCGATGATAAGCACGGTGTCGTCGCCTTTAAGCCCCGAGAGCCGCTGTCCCCGCGAAACGCAGGCAAGGGGCTCGATGAAGGTGCCCTCCTCATAGCTCATGGCGTCGGGGAGCTTGTAGATGCCGTATTGCACGTTGATTTTAGGCACCAAAACGTACTGGCTGAAGCCCCCGGGGTAATAGTTGGTGGTGTGCAGGGTATGGCAGGCGGTGTGGTTGCCGCGTTTGCAGTGGCGGCAGCTAAAGCAGGGCACGTGGTGGCTGACAAAGACGCGGTCGCCCTCCCTGTAGCCCTGCACTTTGCTGCCGACCTCCGTTAGGATGCCTGTGGCTTCATGCCCCAGTACCCGCGGCGCCTTAGGCACACGGTACCATTCGATGACGTCGCTGCCGCAGATGCCGCTCGCCATCACCTTAAGCACAACTTCCTCCTCGCCAGCGTGGGGCTGGGGGATCTCCTGTACTCTTACGTCGTGGTTGTTGTAGTAGAAAGCCGCAAGCATCAAAATCACCGGGATGCGGGTTAGGCTTTGCCCGCGATGATTTGCTGGTAGAGGTCGTCGGCTTCCGCGGCGCTGTAGCCTTCATGGATGACGGCGCGGATGGCTCGGATCGAGGCGACTGGATGCTGGGTTTGCCAGATGTTTCTGCCTAAATTCACGCCGACTGCGCCTTTCTGGATGCCGTCGTAGACGAAGTCAAAGACCTCCCGCTGCGTCTCGGTGCGTGGACCACCCGCGATGACGATGGGTACGGGGCAGCCCTCCACGACCTTCTCAAAGTTTTCCTTGCAGTAATAGGTTTTGACTACGCGTGCGCCGATTTCCGCGGCGATGCGGGCAGACAGCGCAAGGTAGCGGGCTTCACGTTTCTCAAGTTCCTTGCCCACCGCGCACACAGCCATAACGGGTACACCGTACTCTTCGCATTCATCGACGAGTTTAGAGAGGTTGGTTAAGCTCTTGTTTTCGTATTTGGTGCCGACAAACACGGACATGGAGACGGCGGAGGCGTTAAGCCGCAGGATCTCCTGGATGGATGTGACGAGGGATTCGTTGGCGAGGTCTTCGCCGACTACTGACACGGCGCCGCTGACCCGCATGATGATGGGTCTTTCGATGGCGGGGTCAATGCAGCTTCGCAGGACTCCGCGGGTGAGCATCAGGGCGTCTGCGTACTGGTGGATGGTTT
Encoded here:
- a CDS encoding zinc-dependent dehydrogenase, with protein sequence MLAAFYYNNHDVRVQEIPQPHAGEEEVVLKVMASGICGSDVIEWYRVPKAPRVLGHEATGILTEVGSKVQGYREGDRVFVSHHVPCFSCRHCKRGNHTACHTLHTTNYYPGGFSQYVLVPKINVQYGIYKLPDAMSYEEGTFIEPLACVSRGQRLSGLKGDDTVLIIGSGISGILHVQLAKFRGVERIIVADINPYRLELAKKFGAHHALDARDNLAEKLKEVNDGHLADQVIVCTGATSAATASMDCVENGGTILFFAVPDPTVKLPVPINQFWRNEITMRTSYGAAPNDIEDSLRVLATGELDVKDMITHRLPLYEAQEGFRLMAEAGNSLKVILEPNLK
- a CDS encoding nitroreductase family protein, translating into MHDAIVGRRSIRRYQPKPVPLEAVLGVLEAAGWAPSAHNSQPWRFIILQDPKVKRALAEALAEAWAADLLRDGKKPDAAIRRERVERFAEAPALVLACLTMEGLRRFPDAERQGLEHDLAVASLGAGLQNLLLAAYSAGLGGCWYCAPAFCKDKVREILQIPQSVEPQAFITLGYAAEHPSAPSRKKLTEYCFLDAWGNPLA
- a CDS encoding acyltransferase family protein codes for the protein MQQTQIPPKPEQEAIPVDLIRVVAIAGVLLLHAANDLTIQVLSNLEIWRWWIVDIYQSVGRMGVPLFVMLSGALLLAPSKHDEGLGVFFRKRFVRIGLPFLFWGLAYFLWDIYVEQQQATQSFLVQGVLTGPYFQFWYLYMLMGLYLLTPLLRLMVARMTDSLFKYLMVIWFIGSALVPLIGLLSNYQFNSNLFAVPGYVGYFVLGAYLVNVRVQRRYLVALLALGIASTAVLTFQMARTVGGGQTFFFQEYLSPTMILSSIAFFLLLNTVKGPTVAVSGAPSWRYRLLALISANTLAIYLFHMMIMETFWKGYLGLTFNGNTLNSIVGVPLMAAISLLICLGVIVPLKKVPFVCKLIG
- a CDS encoding translation initiation factor, with product MAEVCSTCGLPKDLCVCGEIEKEQQRIRIRLETRKFGKATTIIDGMDDKNQNLQSVAQKLKTYCACGGTHKNGQIMLQGDHRDRVKEYLIKIGYPQENIELQ
- the lsrF gene encoding 3-hydroxy-5-phosphonooxypentane-2,4-dione thiolase, with protein sequence MEWGMKNRLSKLIQRDGKALFLPIDHGYFQGPTHCLEKPAKTIQTIHQYADALMLTRGVLRSCIDPAIERPIIMRVSGAVSVVGEDLANESLVTSIQEILRLNASAVSMSVFVGTKYENKSLTNLSKLVDECEEYGVPVMAVCAVGKELEKREARYLALSARIAAEIGARVVKTYYCKENFEKVVEGCPVPIVIAGGPRTETQREVFDFVYDGIQKGAVGVNLGRNIWQTQHPVASIRAIRAVIHEGYSAAEADDLYQQIIAGKA
- a CDS encoding PIN domain-containing protein, with amino-acid sequence MNRAVFDTRFFMAGYYSTNEVQTKKLGEKVRSTKERFVSAVVLHEVYQISLRKNGSDTAKLRTALVEKDFEVIAVTADIAKSSAELRSKYDLSMADSIIAATALSLKATCLSDDPHFKAVKEIKTDWI
- a CDS encoding cupin domain-containing protein; translation: MSSSKEDLASKATNLSGLIAYQAGSVVSRTLIDKAAGTVTLFAFDAGQGLSEHTAPYDALVYVLEGSVEVTISGQVVLLGAGEVTIMPANKPHALAAKTRFKMLLTMIKS
- a CDS encoding transcription initiation factor IIB — its product is MSIKKDAPRTSQRQADKCPECGGENLVHDYDTGETVCGDCGLVLYEQMMDKGPEWRAFTQEEKASRSRVGVPTSYSVHDKGLSTAISQVDRDAFGRKLPLSTRLQMWRLRKWQIRSRVHSSIDRNLAQAMAELDRLSDKVYIPPPIKEKAAVVYRKALDKGLVRGRSIAAIAAAALYAACRGSGTPRTLREIAEASLVDKKDVARCYRLLLRELEVHMPIADPLTYVSKIAEKTGISGKTQGAAINILREARRKRAAAGKDPMGLAAAALYIACLQNNEKKTQKDIAEAAGVTEVTVRNRYKTLKKQLNLELPD
- a CDS encoding AbrB/MazE/SpoVT family DNA-binding domain-containing protein — its product is MLEVESKTEVKVTRKGQTTIPVKLRRKYKIEEGTKLQVTDTGDGILLRRRLTTVDLFGSGAGTATVEEVNKLLDELRAQDE
- a CDS encoding methionine-R-sulfoxide reductase, giving the protein MSTSQSQPKLRKLTPEEEQVIVHKGTEMPFTGKYYEFWDKGTYVCKRCGAKLYRSESKFEAGCGWPSFDDEIPGAVKRIPDADGQRTEIQCVNCGAHLGHVFTGEHLTDKDTRHCVNSMSMDFIPDK
- a CDS encoding right-handed parallel beta-helix repeat-containing protein, with the protein product MRRLCPLMFLFILVASSLCCLAPAQCATPVGGLISSNVTWSRTGSPYILTGPVGVTAGASLTIEAGVTVDFASYYIQVNGTLNARGSGSDIITFTCNGKWWSQVSYIEFMPTSTAYSEQTGLGCIVENARFNITTVRIRDCSPKISGNTFDNAAAVSVEAQGGAPIISDNTINCQLCGGITASGSAKVTNNFVNSSGYIYGIKAEGNVALTNNRVVRCWVGVTASGTCSIKDNVILGCYDTGLTLSGSSVAVEGNYISGNPKNGVVGGGKIRDNTIASNGVGIKNPTAASTIKNNNIVNNSQSSIYLDTADNIDATNNWWGTTDQAAVAASIHDNKNDYNAGIVTYLPMLNSPSSTAPSSPIDQSTPTIAPQPTDAPLPTPTADTQNTQPPDSTPPSVGDQSSGNTETSRGNLVFVLVVAVLVFSIVAVVVFVRQKH